One window of the Cryptomeria japonica chromosome 7, Sugi_1.0, whole genome shotgun sequence genome contains the following:
- the LOC131856492 gene encoding cysteine-rich receptor-like protein kinase 2: MLLEGKASEVEKDTHSHAKTALRYQQVSEANLKAEKESEIKKPNEVFDDEGNPVTEPVDTIDVDTLDVEDITQVAHHIRGSQIGVGELEKYNGQPALRKRTLRFRSHVFQELDIPSIFYGEVFPCTCEKNGVRSYLQKRFRYGFIRERNRWRLWTCAMQKRPVKGGLHFLVLVKRTACVHIYRTEDSSATCVKFNLRTFVMPRASPSWLALCALFISAMPNFVLLLVADPYITQAVYSCSLITYANATSFKENLNIVSSLLAENISSTGFATASNGNGIDGVYGLAQCRNDLSKKDCSTCYAAAQNHIVTYCPVHTGARMAFDGCFLRYENFSFFDQALDAGYSNVCISDASSSPKLFNEIVLRLLADLRSKALKNGGFATDDMSADGLPTAVYGLAMCRRTLNTSSCDLCLQHAARLIRGCLSLHLQDGRALEAGCYLRYSTIAFLPTNSSSCLDIIVSTAIPSKIVLILVGTLGGAALLAVLWLLFKSRHSFRNLDTGVAPGRSRRDEAVEYFIAEEVTSWDHPFSYGSIRAATNNFDPNIKIGGGGNGQVYKAKFNDGREVAVKKLNLRSTLDEFCTEVDLVGALRHHNLACLFAGFRRGEEKLLVYEFFPNLSLDKHLFANTAKPVSWRKRFEIILGTAHGLAYLNEECRPRILHRDIKAANILLDNEFEPKIADFGLAAHFPDDQTCHTTRACGTRGYIAPEYAIHGHLSDKVDVYSYGMLVLEIVSGRKHIDSTLPADMEFLLGWAWNLYKKSEAFSVVDRKIIEEEAEVNKEEILKVIQIAFLCTQRAPEMRPLMSKVVSLLTSNTEILPQPIRPASIDDNST; this comes from the exons TTGCGCACCACATACGAGGCAGTCAAATTGGTGTCGGTGAACTGGAAAAATATAATGGTCAACCGGCGTTGCGAAAGCGTACGCTTCGATTTCGTTCACACGTTTTTCAGGAATTGGATATCCCCAGCATTTTTTATGGCGAAGTG TTTCCTTGTACTTGTGAAAAGAACGGCGTGCGTTCATATTTACAGAAGAGGTTTCGCTACGGCTTCATCCGGGAAAGGAATAGATGGCGTCTATGGACTTGCGCAATGCAGAAACGACCTGTCAAAGGAGGACTGCA TTTCCTTGTACTTGTGAAAAGAACGGCGTGCGTTCATATTTATAGAACAGAGGATTCGTCTGCAACCTGTGTAAAATTTAATCTGCGCACCTTCGTCATGCCAAGAGCCAGCCCCTCATGGCTTGCCTTGTGTGCACTCTTTATTTCTGCCATGCCCAATTTTGTTCTACTTTTAGTAGCCGATCCCTATATTACACAGGCTGTTTATAGCTGTAgtttgattacatatgcaaatgcCACCTCTTTCAAGGAAAACCTAAACATCGTTTCCTCGTTGCTAGCCGAAAACATTTCTTCAACAGGGTTCGCTACGGCTTCAAATGGGAACGGCATAGATGGTGTCTATGGACTTGCCCAATGCAGAAACGACCTGTCAAAGAAGGACTGCAGTACGTGCTATGCGGCTGCACAAAATCATATTGTTACGTACTGTCCTGTCCACACTGGGGCACGTATGGCTTTCGACGGTTGTTTTTTGCGTTATGAGAATTTCAGTTTCTTTGATCAAGCACTGGATGCCGGCTACTCCAACGTGTGCATCTCTGACGCCTCCTCAAGCCCTAAACTTTTTAATGAAATCGTATTGAGGTTGCTAGCTGACCTCAGATCCAAGGCTCTCAAAAACGGGGGTTTTGCCACTGATGACATGAGTGCCGATGGATTACCGACGGCCGTTTATGGACTGGCTATGTGCAGGCGGACGCTTAATACCAGTAGCTGTGACCTTTGTCTGCAGCACGCTGCTCGGCTCATACGAGGGTGCCTATCACTACACTTGCAAGATGGAAGGGCTCTCGAAGCCGGCTGTTATTTGCGCTACTCCACCATTGCCTTTTTACCCACCAACTCTTCTTCCT GTTTGGATATTATTGTTTCTACAGCAATTCCTTCGAAGATTGTGCTCATCTTGGTCGGAACATTGGGGGGGGCGGCTCTCCTTGCTGTATTATGGCTGTTGTTTAAGTCCAGGCATTCATTTCGAAATTTAGACACTGGAGTCGCTCCCGGCCGCAGCCGGCGTGATGAAGCAG TGGAATATTTTATTGCCGAGGAAGTCACTTCCTGGGATCATCCCTTTAGCTATGGTTCAATTCGAGCTGCAACTAACAATTTCGATCCAAATATAAAAATTGGTGGAGGAGGAAATGGCCAAGTTTATAAG GCTAAATTCAACGATGGCCGGGAGGTTGCAGTGAAAAAGCTTAACCTCAGGAGCACGTTGGACGAGTTCTGTACAGAAGTGGACCTTGTCGGTGCACTTCGTCACCATAATCTTGCCTGTTTGTTTGCGGGTTtcagaagaggagaagagaagctACTGGTTTATGAGTTCTTCCCAAATTTGAGCCTTGACAAGCATCTCTTCG CAAATACGGCGAAACCAGTAAGCTGGAGAAAGCGATTTGAGATCATTTTGGGAACGGCGCATGGGCTTGCGTATTTAAACGAAGAATGCCGTCCTAGAATCTTGCACAGGGATATCAAAGCTGCCAACATACTTCTGGATAACGAATTTGAGCCGAAAATTGCAGATTTTGGACTGGCAGCTCACTTTCCAGACGACCAGACATGTCATACTACAAGAGCCTGTGGTACCAG GGGGTATATAGCACCAGAATATGCTATTCACGGTCATTTGTCAGATAAGGTGGACGTGTACAGCTACGGCATGCTAGTTCTGGAAATTGTGAGCGGAAGAAAGCATATTGATTCTACACTTCCAGCAGACATGGAGTTCCTTTTAGGATGG GCATGGAATTTATACAAGAAAAGTGAGGCATTTAGCGTGGTGGACCGAAAAATAATTGAGGAAGAGGCGGAGGTGAAtaaagaagagatattaaaggtaATCCAGATTGCTTTTCTGTGCACGCAACGTGCTCCTGAAATGAGGCCACTAATGTCCAAAGTGGTGTCTCTGCTTACAAGTAATACAGAGATTTTACCTCAGCCCATTCGCCCAGCTTCTATTGACGACAACTCCACTTAA